From Danio rerio strain Tuebingen ecotype United States chromosome 7, GRCz12tu, whole genome shotgun sequence, the proteins below share one genomic window:
- the kcng4b gene encoding voltage-gated potassium channel regulatory subunit KCNG4 isoform X1: MPIISNANHDFSNLSVSTDDSSLDLFFTEIPETETIKGVYFQRAQRLCGISTLKDVDHSKLALINVGGDRYTFPWSTLDEFPLSRLGQLRHCSSPDDIAQLCDDYDEARREFFFDRSSVAFRVILNFLAAGKLRLLRQVCAVSLSDELTYWGIDPVHMERCCRRKLLSRVEDVAEKKKKEDERKQKRHALQRPLAQDKGFIRLMNRLQEIVENPHSGWAGKLFACFSVVMIAVTVISLCISTLPDHENRGECTEKCRNIFIVETVCVAWFSMEFLLRFLQAESKMQFLRNPLNVIDVIAILPYYISLVVDSEDTSDEAELNGAGTSRGYLDKLGLILRVMRALRILYVMRLARHSLGLQTLGLTMQRSMREFGLLLLFLCVAVALFSPLVHLAEKEFSKGKATGPNSFSSIPASYWWAIISMTTVGYGDMVPYSIPGQVVAFSSILSGILIMAFPATSIFHVFSRSYHELKREQEMIYKEERVAILDATAKEDAQRLLKRDSFSWAIANRNSLRKDNGTAAIQPTLTAAACCKDI, encoded by the exons ATGCCCATCATCAGCAATGCTAACCATGACTTTAGCAATCTCTCGGTCAGCACAGATGACAGCAGTCTTGACTTGTTCTTCACTGAAATCCCAGAGACTGAAACCATCAAAGGCGTGTACTTTCAGCGGGCCCAGCGACTATGTGGCATCTCTACTCTGAAAGACGTGGACCACAGTAAACTAGCCCTCATTAATGTTGGAGGGGATCGCTACACATTCCCATGGAGCACACTGGATGAATTCCCCCTCTCTCGGCTGGGACAGCTGCGTCACTGCAGCAGCCCGGATGATATCGCCCAGCTCTGTGATGACTATGACGAGGCTCGACGGGAATTCTTCTTTGACCGCAGCTCAGTGGCCTTTAGGGTCATCCTAAATTTTCTTGCCGCAGGGAAACTGAGGCTGCTGCGGCAGGTTTGTGCTGTGTCGCTGTCTGATGAACTCACCTACTGGGGTATCGACCCTGTTCATATGGAGCGCTGCTGCCGGCGCAAGTTGTTGTCTCGTGTGGAGGATGTGGcagaaaagaagaaaaaggagGATGAGAGGAAGCAGAAGAGGCATGCCCTACAAAGGCCTCTTGCACAGGACAAGGGCTTCATCAGGCTCATGAATCGGCTGCAGGAGATAGTGGAAAACCCTCATTCCGGCTGGGCCGGGAAGCTCTTTGCGTGTTTCTCTGTGGTCATGATTGCAGTGACAGTTATCAGCTTGTGTATCAGCACCTTGCCTGATCACGAAAACAGG GGCGAATGCACAGAAAAGTGCCGCAACATATTCATTGTGGAAACGGTGTGTGTGGCCTGGTTCTCCATGGAGTTTTTGTTGCGCTTCCTGCAGGCTGAAAGCAAAATGCAGTTTCTTCGAAATCCACTTAATGTCATCGATGTCATAGCCATTCTACCATACTACATTTCTTTGGTTGTTGATAGCGAAGATACGTCTGATGAAGCTGAGCTTAATGGTGCCGGGACAAGTCGTGGATATTTAGATAAACTGGGTTTAATACTGCGGGTCATGCGGGCCCTGCGAATCCTCTATGTAATGCGGCTGGCAAGACACTCATTGGGCCTTCAGACGCTTGGTCTTACAATGCAGAGGAGTATGCGAGAGTTTGGACTCCTGCTACTTTTCCTCTGCGTTGCTGTGGCTTTGTTCTCTCCTCTTGTCCACTTGGCAGAGAAGGAATTCAGCAAGGGCAAAGCCACTGGTCCCAATAGCTTCAGCAGCATCCCTGCGTCCTATTGGTGGGCAATCATATCCATGACCACGGTCGGCTATGGTGACATGGTGCCATACAGTATACCTGGCCAGGTTGTGGCCTTTAGCAGCATATTGAGTGGTATTCTCATTATGGCCTTTCCAGCAACATCCATCTTCCATGTGTTTTCTCGTTCATATCACGAACTGAAGCGGGAACAAGAAATGATTTATAAAGAAGAGCGAGTGGCCATCCTGGATGCCACTGCTAAAGAGGATGCCCAGAGACTGTTGAAGAGAGACTCCTTTTCTTGGGCCATTGCTAACAGAAATAGCCTGCGTAAAGACAATGGCACAGCTGCCATTCAGCCAACCCTCACTGCTGCTGCATGTTGCAAAGATATCTGA
- the kcng4b gene encoding voltage-gated potassium channel regulatory subunit KCNG2 isoform X2, which yields MAFQYWGECTEKCRNIFIVETVCVAWFSMEFLLRFLQAESKMQFLRNPLNVIDVIAILPYYISLVVDSEDTSDEAELNGAGTSRGYLDKLGLILRVMRALRILYVMRLARHSLGLQTLGLTMQRSMREFGLLLLFLCVAVALFSPLVHLAEKEFSKGKATGPNSFSSIPASYWWAIISMTTVGYGDMVPYSIPGQVVAFSSILSGILIMAFPATSIFHVFSRSYHELKREQEMIYKEERVAILDATAKEDAQRLLKRDSFSWAIANRNSLRKDNGTAAIQPTLTAAACCKDI from the exons atggccttccagtactgg GGCGAATGCACAGAAAAGTGCCGCAACATATTCATTGTGGAAACGGTGTGTGTGGCCTGGTTCTCCATGGAGTTTTTGTTGCGCTTCCTGCAGGCTGAAAGCAAAATGCAGTTTCTTCGAAATCCACTTAATGTCATCGATGTCATAGCCATTCTACCATACTACATTTCTTTGGTTGTTGATAGCGAAGATACGTCTGATGAAGCTGAGCTTAATGGTGCCGGGACAAGTCGTGGATATTTAGATAAACTGGGTTTAATACTGCGGGTCATGCGGGCCCTGCGAATCCTCTATGTAATGCGGCTGGCAAGACACTCATTGGGCCTTCAGACGCTTGGTCTTACAATGCAGAGGAGTATGCGAGAGTTTGGACTCCTGCTACTTTTCCTCTGCGTTGCTGTGGCTTTGTTCTCTCCTCTTGTCCACTTGGCAGAGAAGGAATTCAGCAAGGGCAAAGCCACTGGTCCCAATAGCTTCAGCAGCATCCCTGCGTCCTATTGGTGGGCAATCATATCCATGACCACGGTCGGCTATGGTGACATGGTGCCATACAGTATACCTGGCCAGGTTGTGGCCTTTAGCAGCATATTGAGTGGTATTCTCATTATGGCCTTTCCAGCAACATCCATCTTCCATGTGTTTTCTCGTTCATATCACGAACTGAAGCGGGAACAAGAAATGATTTATAAAGAAGAGCGAGTGGCCATCCTGGATGCCACTGCTAAAGAGGATGCCCAGAGACTGTTGAAGAGAGACTCCTTTTCTTGGGCCATTGCTAACAGAAATAGCCTGCGTAAAGACAATGGCACAGCTGCCATTCAGCCAACCCTCACTGCTGCTGCATGTTGCAAAGATATCTGA